One window of the Runella slithyformis DSM 19594 genome contains the following:
- a CDS encoding SUF system Fe-S cluster assembly protein, translating to MTEEALREEIVKAIKSVYDPEIPVDVWELGLIYDLKIFPVNNVYVEMTLTSPSCPSAGTIPAEVEQKIREVEGVNDVSVELTWDPPYSQDMMSEEAKLELGFM from the coding sequence ATGACTGAAGAAGCGTTAAGAGAAGAAATCGTAAAAGCCATAAAATCGGTCTATGATCCCGAAATTCCCGTGGATGTGTGGGAGTTAGGCCTGATCTATGACTTGAAAATATTCCCTGTCAATAATGTGTACGTTGAAATGACCCTGACATCGCCTTCGTGCCCTTCGGCGGGTACTATCCCGGCCGAAGTGGAACAGAAAATCCGGGAAGTGGAAGGCGTCAATGACGTAAGCGTAGAGTTGACCTGGGATCCGCCTTACTCACAGGATATGATGAGTGAAGAAGCCAAACTGGAACTTGGATTTATGTAA
- a CDS encoding SufE family protein: MTINEIQDELIEDFELFDDQLDKTQYIIDLGKKLSPIAEEYKSDENLIRGCQSKVWLHSEMRGDVVHFEADSEPTAQISKGLVSLLIKILSDQKPEEVANADLYFIDKIGMSSIITSRRAGGLASMIARMKEFAQREAEKVS, encoded by the coding sequence ATGACAATCAACGAAATACAGGACGAGTTAATCGAAGATTTTGAGTTGTTCGACGATCAGTTGGACAAAACGCAGTATATTATTGATTTGGGTAAAAAACTTTCGCCCATTGCGGAAGAATATAAATCGGACGAAAACCTGATTCGCGGGTGTCAATCGAAAGTGTGGCTGCACTCCGAAATGCGCGGCGATGTGGTGCATTTTGAAGCCGACAGCGAACCGACGGCCCAAATCAGCAAAGGCTTGGTAAGTCTCTTAATTAAGATATTGTCGGACCAAAAACCCGAAGAAGTAGCTAATGCCGACTTGTATTTTATTGATAAGATCGGCATGAGCAGCATCATTACTTCGCGTCGGGCGGGTGGCTTGGCGTCTATGATTGCCCGAATGAAAGAATTTGCGCAACGGGAGGCTGAAAAGGTAAGTTAA
- a CDS encoding type II toxin-antitoxin system RelE/ParE family toxin: protein MDKTITWSEPAKEDFRDVVFYLMRDSDVLAENWLEELDHALLLLGKFPEMGKMNPEKEVRFIREIFVGKYRIVYSDLNDVITVLMIRHQSRPLGKIE from the coding sequence ATGGATAAAACGATAACTTGGTCTGAGCCTGCTAAGGAAGATTTTCGTGACGTGGTTTTTTATTTAATGCGTGATTCAGACGTTTTAGCGGAAAACTGGCTCGAGGAATTGGATCATGCATTGCTCCTTTTGGGCAAATTTCCCGAAATGGGAAAGATGAATCCTGAAAAGGAGGTGCGTTTTATCAGAGAAATATTTGTTGGCAAATACAGAATAGTTTACAGTGACTTAAATGATGTCATTACAGTATTAATGATACGACATCAATCGAGACCTTTAGGAAAAATAGAATGA
- a CDS encoding cysteine desulfurase, with product MLDIQKIRLDFPILNEVINGKPLVYFDNAATTQKPLPVLNALARYYEHYNANIHRGIHHLAEKATSAFEASRHKIQTFMNARHVEEIIFTYGTTDGINLVSQSYGRTFLKEGDEIIISTMEHHSNIVPWQMLCEEKGCVLRVIPINDAGELLMDEYEKMLSEKTKFVSVVHVSNALGTINPVAEIIEKAHAVGAKVLVDGAQATSHIDIDVQALDCDFYVFSLHKLYGPTGMGALYGKKDILNAMPPYRGGGEMIKEVTFAKTIYNDLPYKFEAGTPNIADVVAAYNAVEYVETLGKKQIADYEHELLVYGTEALQSIEGLKLVGTAKEKVSVISFILEGIHPQDVGVILDQQGIAVRTGHHCTQPLMQRLGIPGTSRASFAVYNTKEEIDKLVVGLERVKKMLS from the coding sequence GTGCTTGATATCCAAAAAATTCGGCTGGACTTTCCCATATTGAATGAGGTGATCAACGGAAAACCGCTGGTCTATTTTGATAATGCCGCCACCACTCAGAAGCCACTGCCCGTATTGAACGCCTTGGCGCGTTATTACGAGCATTATAATGCCAATATTCACCGAGGCATCCACCATTTAGCCGAAAAAGCTACTTCTGCTTTTGAGGCGTCTCGTCATAAAATCCAAACCTTCATGAACGCCCGTCATGTAGAGGAGATCATATTTACCTACGGCACCACCGATGGCATCAATCTGGTTTCGCAAAGCTACGGACGGACCTTTCTGAAGGAAGGTGATGAGATCATCATCAGCACCATGGAGCACCACTCCAACATTGTGCCCTGGCAAATGCTGTGCGAAGAAAAAGGCTGCGTGCTTCGCGTAATTCCCATCAATGACGCAGGCGAGCTGCTGATGGATGAATACGAAAAGATGCTTTCCGAAAAAACCAAGTTTGTGTCGGTAGTGCATGTCTCCAATGCCCTCGGTACCATTAATCCCGTGGCGGAGATCATTGAGAAGGCGCATGCGGTAGGCGCAAAAGTGTTGGTTGACGGCGCGCAGGCGACTTCCCACATTGACATTGATGTACAGGCGTTGGATTGTGATTTTTATGTATTTTCATTGCATAAGCTCTACGGCCCAACGGGTATGGGAGCATTGTACGGCAAAAAAGACATTCTGAATGCCATGCCGCCGTACCGTGGCGGTGGCGAGATGATTAAAGAGGTGACGTTTGCCAAAACCATTTACAACGATCTGCCTTATAAATTTGAAGCCGGTACGCCCAATATCGCGGATGTGGTAGCGGCTTATAATGCCGTTGAATACGTAGAAACGTTGGGTAAAAAGCAGATTGCGGACTATGAGCATGAATTGCTCGTGTACGGTACCGAAGCCCTCCAAAGCATTGAAGGACTGAAATTGGTCGGGACGGCCAAAGAAAAAGTGAGCGTCATTTCATTCATTCTGGAAGGGATCCACCCGCAGGATGTGGGCGTGATTTTGGATCAGCAGGGCATTGCCGTACGGACGGGGCACCATTGTACCCAACCTTTGATGCAGCGACTGGGCATTCCCGGAACTTCCAGAGCCTCCTTTGCGGTTTATAATACCAAAGAAGAAATTGATAAATTAGTCGTAGGTTTGGAAAGAGTTAAAAAGATGTTGAGCTAA
- a CDS encoding YtxH domain-containing protein, with product MVNAKHLATFVLGAAAGVALHKYLQTEEGEKMLEDLKSKAGDLKTEAEGALDKMPEYFEQLKNQGSETLKKYSPDAERILQDLLDSFRGKSTGAEPSTPPPPTA from the coding sequence ATGGTCAATGCCAAACACTTAGCTACGTTTGTTCTCGGAGCCGCTGCCGGGGTAGCGTTACACAAATATCTACAGACGGAAGAGGGAGAAAAAATGCTTGAAGACCTCAAATCTAAGGCGGGCGATCTGAAAACGGAGGCCGAGGGTGCGCTGGATAAAATGCCTGAGTATTTCGAACAACTCAAAAATCAAGGCTCTGAAACATTGAAGAAATATTCGCCGGACGCCGAACGAATCCTTCAGGACCTGCTTGACAGTTTTCGCGGAAAATCGACCGGCGCTGAACCCTCCACTCCGCCGCCACCCACAGCCTAA
- the rplI gene encoding 50S ribosomal protein L9 yields MQVILRTDIAGLGYKNDILEVKAGYGRNYLIPQGFAVMATESNKKQLAENLKQAAHKAEKIKKDAEDLAAAIGEMTVEIAAKAGDSGKIFGRVTSIQISDALRAKGFDVDRKKITVEDVKTIGTYKATLDLHKEVKHTVTVNVVAEA; encoded by the coding sequence GCAAGTTATTTTAAGAACTGATATTGCCGGACTGGGATATAAGAACGATATCTTAGAGGTGAAAGCCGGTTATGGTCGCAACTATCTTATTCCGCAGGGATTTGCGGTGATGGCGACCGAATCCAACAAGAAGCAATTGGCCGAAAACCTGAAGCAAGCTGCTCACAAGGCCGAAAAAATCAAAAAAGACGCCGAAGATCTGGCGGCAGCCATCGGTGAAATGACCGTTGAGATCGCTGCAAAAGCAGGCGACAGCGGCAAAATCTTTGGTCGTGTCACGAGCATTCAAATTTCTGATGCTTTGAGAGCCAAAGGATTTGACGTAGATCGTAAGAAAATCACGGTGGAAGACGTAAAAACCATCGGTACCTACAAGGCAACGCTTGACCTTCATAAGGAAGTGAAGCATACCGTAACGGTAAATGTAGTGGCTGAAGCGTAA